From Candidatus Pedobacter colombiensis, one genomic window encodes:
- a CDS encoding fasciclin domain-containing protein yields MKPVHKNKSLKLLSICLLLLLFSCKSKFDQHYDIPDNIKGNIYEQLQANADYSEFVAMLQKTNYDQVLKLNKQYTVFAPKNGSFSSVDLNDIEKLKQLIAMHIVYSPIYQSAMDSNYVKTVNNKYLNISTLNGKRFVNGIKLGGFELKAANGVIYGIEGPILPLQNLYEVIASNPDYSLFKGYINQANGRVFDKANSTKIGVDSLARPIYDSIFVNQNYYLSSALINDESRLSTVFIPTNTLVKKLISTTLLASVGNDPSKITHADSINFYTNLFKHVVVSGKAYTSAQLAGIPSLRSVLGTSYVVNASQFQKVDQQASNGIYYELKDITAPEFLFQKSYKITARNVDTLNLVTLEGTTISSRATPVSGTYAAQVMKLNFVKVGNAASFKIPKVAPGYYNVVLNVAIDANSGLFNVAYNNQVFNAVEINASDMQPLVKQNMLIGKIRVLAFGDVQLRFICTGSSTRTAGKFELNMDQIVLSPIIAP; encoded by the coding sequence ATGAAACCAGTCCATAAAAATAAGAGTCTTAAACTCCTCTCAATCTGTCTGCTGTTGCTGTTGTTCTCCTGCAAAAGTAAGTTTGATCAGCATTATGATATTCCTGATAACATTAAGGGAAATATATATGAGCAATTACAGGCCAACGCAGATTATTCTGAATTTGTGGCCATGCTTCAAAAAACAAATTATGATCAGGTCTTGAAGCTGAATAAGCAATACACCGTTTTTGCACCTAAAAACGGATCCTTTAGCAGCGTAGATTTGAATGATATAGAAAAGCTTAAGCAGTTGATCGCTATGCATATTGTCTATTCTCCAATCTACCAATCGGCAATGGACTCGAATTATGTAAAAACCGTCAATAATAAATATCTCAATATCAGCACACTCAACGGTAAACGTTTTGTAAATGGGATTAAACTAGGCGGGTTTGAACTAAAAGCAGCTAATGGGGTCATTTATGGTATCGAGGGTCCAATTCTTCCATTGCAGAATCTTTATGAAGTGATTGCTTCAAATCCTGATTATTCTTTATTTAAGGGATATATAAATCAGGCCAACGGTCGGGTATTTGATAAGGCAAATAGCACCAAAATCGGGGTCGACTCCCTGGCCAGACCAATCTATGATTCGATATTCGTTAATCAGAATTATTACCTCTCCAGTGCACTGATTAATGATGAATCCCGATTGTCTACGGTTTTTATTCCGACCAATACGCTGGTTAAAAAATTGATTTCGACCACACTTTTGGCCTCAGTTGGAAATGATCCTTCGAAGATTACACATGCTGATAGCATAAACTTTTACACCAATTTATTTAAACATGTGGTGGTATCAGGGAAAGCTTATACTTCTGCTCAACTTGCCGGTATTCCATCATTAAGGAGTGTATTGGGAACTAGTTATGTGGTAAATGCGAGTCAGTTTCAGAAAGTAGATCAACAGGCCAGCAATGGGATTTATTACGAACTTAAAGACATCACTGCACCTGAATTCTTATTCCAGAAATCGTATAAAATAACCGCCCGTAATGTGGACACCTTAAACCTGGTTACGTTGGAAGGAACTACAATTAGCAGTAGGGCCACACCTGTTTCAGGAACTTATGCAGCACAGGTGATGAAATTGAATTTTGTAAAAGTGGGTAATGCAGCGAGTTTTAAAATACCGAAGGTTGCTCCGGGGTATTACAATGTTGTACTTAATGTCGCCATTGATGCCAATAGTGGGTTGTTTAATGTAGCTTATAACAACCAGGTATTTAATGCCGTGGAGATCAACGCATCGGATATGCAACCGCTGGTGAAACAAAATATGCTTATTGGGAAAATACGGGTGTTGGCTTTTGGGGATGTACAGCTTAGGTTTATTTGTACGGGGAGTAGTACCAGAACTGCGGGCAAGTTTGAACTGAATATGGATCAGATTGTATTAAGCCCCATTATAGCCCCTTAG
- a CDS encoding fasciclin domain-containing protein: protein MKTKWNIILVQLSFWIGLTLWLGSCKNEAILLKPVKADRAITQILKEDDKYTSLVQALDRAGLSGLLNIYGSYTLFAPNNDAFKKYLQRKNLNSITDISADALKKTLLYHLYSNQYNTSSFIAGSLPALTALGEYISMDISKGVSNTVLNGSVKVKELNVSATNGVIHEIDDILEPPAQTTMDWLKAQPKYSIITEAFQKTGVDAVLNQVYEDNDPTKARVRYTAFLETDSVLALSGINSFAKLAAKYSKTGNYTNLEDSLNIFMRYHLLKKNLFISDFRDDYLESVHATDFITFSTSNGIYLNPHYDYKIVGGVKTDSIFVKTGLLLSKSNTITKNGVVHSVNKLFSVYSPTPQYVMVSFIKDCTLWPNCNAATGFKTLAQQAPFPWIIWFPYDADTRTAAKSNLTTTPPGILLSGPSCFRMQMLSTTAYIELTTPKIFKGTYDVLYNWEREASEPTVQVYIDGVKAGDPINQAVTLQNGINYPNYAQHMLLTTLKFDDISEHKIKIVCVTAGIGFFDAIEFRPR, encoded by the coding sequence ATGAAAACAAAATGGAATATAATCCTTGTCCAATTATCTTTTTGGATAGGTTTAACGCTTTGGCTGGGTTCATGTAAAAATGAAGCCATATTATTAAAACCTGTTAAAGCAGATAGAGCAATTACGCAGATTCTTAAGGAGGATGATAAATATACAAGCCTTGTTCAAGCTTTAGACAGAGCCGGATTAAGTGGGTTATTAAATATTTATGGTTCCTATACCTTATTTGCGCCCAATAATGACGCTTTTAAAAAATACCTTCAGCGTAAGAATTTGAATAGTATAACCGATATCTCTGCAGATGCCCTAAAGAAAACTTTATTGTACCATCTGTACAGTAACCAGTATAATACCTCATCTTTCATTGCTGGTTCTTTGCCTGCACTTACCGCTTTGGGTGAGTATATCAGTATGGATATCTCAAAAGGGGTTTCGAATACGGTTTTGAATGGTTCCGTTAAAGTTAAAGAACTAAATGTTTCAGCGACGAATGGTGTAATCCATGAAATTGATGACATCCTTGAACCACCTGCTCAGACTACGATGGACTGGCTTAAAGCCCAGCCAAAATATTCCATTATTACCGAAGCTTTCCAGAAAACGGGAGTTGATGCTGTATTGAACCAGGTTTATGAGGATAACGATCCAACAAAAGCAAGAGTAAGATATACAGCCTTTCTGGAAACCGACTCCGTTCTGGCTTTATCGGGTATTAATTCTTTTGCGAAATTAGCTGCAAAGTATTCTAAGACGGGTAATTATACAAATCTGGAAGATTCGTTGAATATTTTTATGCGTTATCATTTGCTGAAGAAAAACCTTTTCATTTCAGATTTTAGGGATGATTACCTGGAATCTGTTCATGCTACAGATTTTATTACTTTTTCTACCAGCAATGGTATCTACCTTAATCCTCATTATGATTATAAAATAGTAGGCGGAGTAAAAACGGACTCTATTTTTGTTAAAACCGGGCTCTTACTCTCAAAAAGCAATACAATAACCAAAAACGGTGTGGTGCACTCGGTAAATAAATTGTTTTCTGTTTATTCGCCAACACCGCAGTATGTGATGGTATCCTTTATTAAGGATTGTACGCTTTGGCCAAACTGTAATGCAGCTACCGGATTTAAGACATTAGCGCAACAAGCACCCTTTCCATGGATTATCTGGTTCCCTTATGATGCAGATACCAGAACTGCAGCCAAGTCAAATCTGACCACTACTCCGCCCGGTATATTGCTTTCTGGACCAAGTTGCTTCAGAATGCAAATGTTGAGCACTACAGCATACATAGAACTGACTACACCTAAAATATTTAAAGGTACCTATGATGTACTGTATAATTGGGAGCGTGAAGCTAGTGAGCCAACAGTTCAGGTATATATTGATGGTGTAAAAGCAGGTGATCCAATTAACCAGGCGGTTACACTTCAGAATGGTATTAATTATCCAAATTATGCACAGCACATGTTGTTAACGACCTTAAAGTTTGACGACATCAGCGAACATAAAATAAAAATAGTTTGTGTTACTGCGGGAATTGGCTTTTTTGACGCCATTGAGTTCAGACCAAGATAA
- a CDS encoding RagB/SusD family nutrient uptake outer membrane protein produces MKTDKIYLFLLIAVFSIQAISCNRMLDIAPENKLTREKFWQKKEDAVSAIIGTYSTLRSNQEAFLYWGEVRGELLNSIPGKGAGTDKESIDVFLIQPSNVMNKYTNFYKVINQANLVIKNIPGIVAKDPSFSTENANQIMGEAYFLRAFTYFWLARTFKEVPLILEPSESDGQNYNVIKSPFEVIMTQVLADIKLAENSLPVAYDSDVQTKGRATRYAAYAFEADVDLWLGKNQEAIAACDMVINSKQFALLTPTNLGNLFTPGNTGESIWELQYNNSLNQTHSLYTWFNNKPYFSGNPVFSLFDDPVDARIVTSITPGGSVQKYNISTNDAHWIFYRYADVILMKAEALAHLVPDNVANLSLTVKEINKIRSRAGIALIPVISNTQQADEFLLDERGRELCFEGKRWFDLVRFASRNNFAGKDMLISRIVSAVNGVDQLVIRTRVDNPESWYLPLHVDALSSNSLLVQNPYYQ; encoded by the coding sequence ATGAAAACAGATAAAATATACTTGTTCTTGCTCATCGCAGTATTTTCGATTCAGGCCATATCCTGTAATCGGATGCTTGACATCGCTCCGGAAAATAAGCTGACCAGAGAGAAATTCTGGCAAAAGAAGGAAGATGCAGTTTCTGCAATCATTGGAACTTATTCTACTCTCAGAAGTAATCAGGAAGCTTTTTTGTATTGGGGAGAGGTTCGAGGTGAACTGCTGAACTCCATTCCGGGAAAAGGGGCCGGTACTGATAAAGAATCGATTGATGTGTTTTTAATACAGCCATCAAATGTGATGAATAAGTACACCAACTTCTATAAAGTTATTAATCAGGCCAATTTGGTGATAAAAAATATACCAGGCATTGTAGCCAAGGATCCTTCTTTTAGCACAGAAAATGCAAATCAGATTATGGGAGAAGCTTATTTTTTAAGGGCATTCACCTATTTCTGGCTGGCTCGAACTTTTAAAGAAGTCCCTTTAATACTGGAGCCTTCAGAATCTGACGGACAAAATTATAATGTTATTAAATCACCCTTTGAGGTAATTATGACACAGGTATTGGCCGACATCAAACTCGCAGAGAATAGCTTGCCGGTTGCTTACGATTCCGATGTTCAGACCAAAGGAAGGGCAACCAGATATGCCGCTTATGCCTTTGAAGCAGATGTTGATTTGTGGCTGGGTAAGAATCAGGAGGCTATTGCGGCCTGTGATATGGTGATTAATTCTAAACAATTTGCTTTATTGACACCGACCAATTTAGGTAATCTTTTTACGCCTGGAAATACAGGAGAGTCTATCTGGGAGCTTCAATACAATAATTCTCTGAATCAAACCCATTCTTTGTATACATGGTTTAATAACAAACCATACTTTAGCGGAAATCCGGTGTTTAGCCTGTTCGATGATCCGGTTGATGCTAGAATAGTAACTTCTATTACGCCGGGGGGATCTGTTCAAAAATATAACATCAGTACCAATGATGCACATTGGATTTTTTACCGTTATGCTGATGTGATTTTAATGAAAGCTGAAGCACTGGCCCATCTGGTTCCGGATAATGTGGCTAATCTATCTCTGACTGTTAAAGAAATTAACAAGATCCGCTCCCGGGCGGGTATTGCCTTGATTCCTGTAATCAGCAATACGCAGCAGGCAGATGAGTTCCTATTGGATGAAAGAGGTCGTGAGCTTTGCTTTGAGGGGAAGCGTTGGTTTGATCTCGTTCGGTTTGCATCGAGAAATAACTTCGCCGGTAAAGATATGTTGATCAGTCGTATTGTCTCCGCTGTAAATGGGGTTGATCAGCTCGTGATCAGAACAAGAGTTGACAATCCTGAAAGCTGGTATCTTCCTTTACACGTAGATGCCCTTTCTTCCAATTCACTATTAGTTCAAAATCCTTACTATCAATAA